In Megalopta genalis isolate 19385.01 chromosome 7, iyMegGena1_principal, whole genome shotgun sequence, a single window of DNA contains:
- the LOC143259847 gene encoding lipase member H-B-like yields the protein MTNYRLLDIFIISCWFSSTTATSPLLHTVTWNLCAKNGTRMTVKFDQAAQLVPHLNLQENTLIYCHGYTESTDATAVAALLNGLTAGTNFNIIAIDYRFISHLDYLTAVDNADGVATIIVHGITNMIAVGMDKTKLIASGLSLGAQICAFVGRKLLKSSLVLPKIIAMDPAGPLFNFTSPSLSASDAACVICIHTDMGFYGTTQPVNYIDIYPNGGTREQPGCSPLYLEYPGGSCSHIRSEVLMAEAANNPNTFIGVQCNSWVDFKAGNCNQTNKIPMGLFTPCSAAGKYYLQTNSASPFAKGSSGTVYQS from the exons ATGACGAACTATCGACTTCTTgacattttcataattagttgCTGGTTTTCGAGTA CTACAGCTACGTCACCACTTCTTCACACAGTGACGTGGAATCTTTGTGCAAA AAATGGCACTCGTATGACAGTGAAGTTTGATCAGGCAGCACAACTTGTTCCACATTTGAATTTGCAAGAGAACACGCTGATATATTGTCATGGTTACACGGAGTCTACAGATGCCACCGCAGTTGCTGCACTATTAAATG GTTTGACAGCTGGTACCAATTTCAATATCATAGCAATAGATTACAGGTTTATCTCACATTTAGATTATCTTACGGCAGTTGATAATGCCGATGGTGTGGCTACAATTATCGTCCACGGTATAACTAATATGATCGCGGTAGGAATGGATAAAACTAAACTAATAGCCTCTGGATTATCTTTGGGTGCTCAAATCTGCGCTTTCGTTGGGCGCAAATTACTGAAATCATCCCTCGTTCTACCAAAGATAATAG CTATGGATCCAGCCGGACCTTTGTTTAATTTTACCTCCCCCTCGCTATCTGCTTCTGATGCGGCTTGTGTAATATGTATTCACACCGATATGGGCTTCTATGGAACTACTCAACCCGTTAACTACATAGATATCTATCCAAACGGTGGCACTAGAGAACAACCTGGTTGTTCACCGTTATATCTTGAAT ATCCCGGAGGCTCATGCAGTCATATCAGGAGTGAGGTTTTGATGGCAGAAGCAGCAAACAATCCGAACACTTTCATCGGTGTACAGTGCAATAGTTGGGTCGACTTTAAGGCTGGCAATTGCAATCAGACTAATAAAATACCTATGGGTCTCTTTACACCATGCTCTGC ggcAGGTAAATACTACCTCCAAACAAATAGTGCATCACCATTTGCGAAGGGATCAAGTGGTACTGTCTACCAAAGCTGA